In bacterium, the DNA window GGTCGAGCGCGGCCTCCGCTGCAAGCAGACGAGCGGCCGTATTGTTGGGCCAGGCCTGGATCCCGAGCCCCAGAGCGGTCAGGGCCTCGGCTGATTCGCCGCGCTCGAGAAGGATCCTGCCCTGCGCGATCTGCCGGAATGCGGGTTGCTCGAGCGTAGCGGCCAAGCGCTCCGCCTCCTCCAGCTCCCCCAGCTCCGCGAGCAGATCGGCCAGGAAGAAGCGGAGTTCCTCGGGATCCTCCGGGGAGATCTCTCGCGCGCGCTCGATCGCCTCCCGCGCCAACTCGGGCTTATCGGCACGACGGCGCATCTCAGCCAACGCAAACCAGGCCGCGGGCGTTTCGAGCGTCTCGGCCGCCTCGCGGAGTTGCGCGTCTGCCTCATCCACCTTGTCCGCGGCCACGAGCCGATCCGCCAGAGACTTCCGCAGACCTAGATCGTTCGGCTCGGTTTCCACAGCCCGTCGCACCGTCGCCATCGCCTGCTCGGGGCGATCCATTTTGTCGTACAGCTCGACCGCGCGTCGAACCACAGCCGGCGCGGCCGGGTTCGGCTCCAGACAGCGCTCGAGCTGCTCACTGGCGCGCTCGGCGTCCTCGCGTTTCTCACCGAGAAACTCCGCCATCACGATGCACCACTGCGCAGCCGAACTCGGATCGAGCTGCTCGGCCTTTCCTGCCGCCTCGGAATAGATCTGCTCAGCCTCATCCAGCCGGCCAAGGTCAGCGAGAGCCGACGCACGCAGCCCGAGGTAGCGATCGGGACTGATCTCGAGCAGGCGATCCGTATCGGCCAACGCTTCCTCGGGATGGGCCGTCGCGAGCGAAACCTGGACGCGAATCATCAGTGCGCGCTCGTTGTCGGGCTCGACCTCGAGTACACGATTCGCCGCCTCGAGCGCCTCTTCCCGCTGGTTCTGCTCCTGAAGGGTCAGCGCGAGCGCCAGGCCAGCCGGTACAGCGTAGGCCTCCGAGGCCGCAGCCCGATGCAGGGGCCAAACAGCGGGGCTGGCCTGACCGGTGCGAAGGAGCGCGGTCCCGAGCCGGTAGTTCGCCTCGGGCTGGCCCGGATCCGTGCTCAAGAATTCACGCAGCGGTTCGACGCTCTCCGCGTAGAGACCGGCATCCTGCAACGCGCGGATCTCCTCGAGCTGCGCCTCGCGTGAACCACCGCAACCCAAGGGCGCCATCGCCCCCAGCAGGGACAGCATCAAGAGCGGTGCGAGTAGA includes these proteins:
- a CDS encoding tetratricopeptide repeat protein encodes the protein MLPFSLHAPTARARLLAPLLMLSLLGAMAPLGCGGSREAQLEEIRALQDAGLYAESVEPLREFLSTDPGQPEANYRLGTALLRTGQASPAVWPLHRAAASEAYAVPAGLALALTLQEQNQREEALEAANRVLEVEPDNERALMIRVQVSLATAHPEEALADTDRLLEISPDRYLGLRASALADLGRLDEAEQIYSEAAGKAEQLDPSSAAQWCIVMAEFLGEKREDAERASEQLERCLEPNPAAPAVVRRAVELYDKMDRPEQAMATVRRAVETEPNDLGLRKSLADRLVAADKVDEADAQLREAAETLETPAAWFALAEMRRRADKPELAREAIERAREISPEDPEELRFFLADLLAELGELEEAERLAATLEQPAFRQIAQGRILLERGESAEALTALGLGIQAWPNNTAARLLAAEAALDLGDTERAMVELREATRLSAEENNAALLLGRLYLARGNFDSAVALLLRHVAAQGFADPEAHVLLASAEAQRGRLDQARGWLEKLRSHEAFEGRAVAERARLEQRVSGAQVALKVLEGSGLDLTDPRHEPAARQWIGLLLAEGQGEKARAWADQVKESDSPDLQALRGDLLFQLGEDDAARAVFEAALQADAESGPALAGLGQLEQRAGNAEAALTLYEKARAAHSGNPHYAYLAASAQLALGRNEEGESGLRALLRRNPEYFPACNDLAWLLAEQGKDLDLAIELATRAARFNPGAEVLDTLGWVRLKSGQIEPAVAAFEMALTKEPDNATARYHLGMALVKRGDAEAAQQAFRAALDAGPFAESEAARQELERLAADVGARP